From the Flavobacterium galactosidilyticum genome, one window contains:
- the pyk gene encoding pyruvate kinase translates to MLTNKKTKIVATLGPACSTREIIKDMIDAGVNVFRVNFSHADYNDVKEKINLIRGLNEEFGYTTAILGDLQGPKLRVGVMEEGVVVQDGDLITFTTAEDILGTAKKVFMKYKNFPNDVNPGERILLDDGKLIFEIVETDKKSEVVARVIQGGELKSKKGVNLPNTKISLPAMTEKDIADAIFAIEQHVDWIALSFVKTPEDLQDLQELIAKHSDYKIPIIAKIEMPEALENIDKIVAYCDGLMVARGDLGVELPAHEVPLVQKELIRRAKTARIPVIVATQMMETMITSLTPTRAEVNDVANSVMDGADAVMLSGETATGNYPVQVIQKMSQIIQAVEDSPLIQVPQNTPQIKTKRFITKTICHHAATMANAIHAKAICTLTNSGYTAFQISAWRPNAHILVFTSNKRILTQLNLLWGVKSFFYEKTVSTDDTVTDINDIVKQKGFVEAGDLLINLAAMPIKDKGMVNTLRVSEIE, encoded by the coding sequence ATGCTTACGAACAAGAAAACTAAAATTGTAGCCACACTTGGACCTGCATGTAGCACTAGAGAAATCATAAAAGACATGATTGACGCTGGGGTAAATGTATTCCGAGTGAATTTTTCACATGCTGACTACAATGATGTAAAAGAAAAGATAAACCTTATACGAGGTTTAAATGAAGAGTTTGGCTACACTACAGCAATCCTTGGTGATTTACAAGGCCCTAAACTTCGCGTAGGAGTTATGGAAGAAGGCGTTGTAGTACAAGATGGCGATTTAATTACGTTTACTACAGCCGAAGACATACTTGGAACTGCAAAAAAAGTATTCATGAAATATAAAAACTTTCCAAACGATGTAAATCCTGGGGAAAGAATTTTACTTGATGATGGTAAACTTATTTTTGAAATAGTTGAAACTGATAAAAAATCAGAAGTTGTAGCGCGAGTAATTCAAGGTGGTGAATTGAAATCTAAAAAAGGAGTTAACTTACCTAATACTAAAATATCACTTCCGGCTATGACCGAAAAAGATATTGCAGATGCTATTTTTGCTATCGAACAACATGTGGACTGGATTGCTTTATCATTTGTAAAGACACCAGAAGACTTACAAGACCTACAGGAATTAATAGCAAAACATTCTGACTACAAAATTCCAATTATTGCTAAAATAGAAATGCCTGAGGCACTAGAAAACATCGATAAAATTGTTGCTTATTGCGATGGTCTGATGGTTGCTCGAGGAGATTTAGGTGTTGAACTTCCCGCACATGAAGTACCTCTTGTACAAAAAGAGTTAATTCGCAGAGCAAAAACAGCTAGAATACCAGTAATTGTAGCTACACAAATGATGGAGACAATGATTACTAGCCTTACGCCAACGCGTGCAGAAGTAAACGATGTTGCAAACTCTGTTATGGATGGTGCTGATGCTGTAATGCTTTCCGGAGAAACTGCAACTGGTAATTACCCAGTTCAGGTTATCCAAAAAATGTCGCAAATTATTCAAGCAGTTGAAGATTCTCCGTTAATTCAGGTTCCTCAAAATACACCACAGATTAAGACAAAACGTTTTATTACTAAAACGATTTGCCACCACGCAGCAACAATGGCGAATGCAATTCACGCAAAAGCAATATGTACATTGACAAACAGTGGTTATACTGCATTTCAAATCTCAGCATGGCGACCTAATGCACATATTTTAGTATTTACTTCGAACAAAAGAATACTTACGCAACTAAATTTATTATGGGGTGTAAAATCTTTTTTCTATGAAAAAACAGTAAGTACTGACGACACTGTAACAGATATCAATGATATAGTAAAACAAAAAGGCTTTGTGGAAGCAGGAGATTTACTGATCAACTTAGCAGCTATGCCAATAAAAGATAAAGGGATGGTAAATACCTTGAGAGTTTCTGAAATAGAATAA
- a CDS encoding IPExxxVDY family protein, with protein sequence MAIHKLDLGEFDEIDYYLIAIHTSLEDYRLAYFINQKLPVNLSKSENEIQIKIKEGEINFSRFYYNDEENTASWNLIQNVNEVIHIKDGNTQNLFSNVTMEVATKAFLLPEFKKVDYFLKIENNEDTLDISNVQLILNTIENVSTVYIVETSLIKSKNNLIF encoded by the coding sequence ATGGCTATTCACAAATTGGATCTTGGCGAATTCGACGAAATAGATTACTATCTTATTGCGATTCATACTTCCTTAGAAGATTATAGACTGGCATACTTTATCAATCAAAAATTACCAGTTAATTTAAGTAAAAGTGAAAATGAAATTCAAATAAAAATAAAAGAAGGTGAAATAAACTTTTCCAGATTTTATTATAATGATGAAGAAAACACAGCTTCCTGGAATTTAATTCAAAATGTAAATGAGGTCATCCACATTAAAGACGGAAATACTCAAAATCTATTTTCAAATGTGACTATGGAAGTAGCTACAAAAGCCTTTTTACTTCCTGAATTTAAAAAAGTAGATTATTTTTTAAAAATAGAAAACAACGAAGACACTTTGGATATTTCCAACGTGCAATTAATATTAAATACCATAGAAAACGTATCTACAGTTTACATAGTAGAAACAAGTCTAATAAAATCTAAAAACAATTTAATTTTTTAA